CCAAGGGCCGGATTTCAGCTGCTTGCGAGGACTTTTTCGCCATCTTGGGCAGATCCGGCCTCGTGTAGTCCATTCACACATGCACGCACTAAGGTATCTGGTTCCGTGTGCAGTTCGGCAGCGACAGCCCAGATATTTTCATACGCTTCACTCCATTGAGAAGGCCCACAGATCCATAGCAGAAAATGTGACTCATGCCGTTGCACGTTCATTGAACATCCATCCTATCGGAGTTTCTCGTGCGGTTGCAAAATCGTATGAGGGAGGAGGTGTCTACCGACATGTGCCCGTTATAGAGAACGGAATCGATACTGGTCGATTCGCGTTCGATCCGGGTGCGCGACAAGAAACAAGGAGTATGCTGGGTGCCCGTGACGGGACTGTTGTGTACGTTTGCGTCGCTCGCTTTCATGATGTAAAGAACCACTTGGCGTTGATCAGGGGATTTCTTGAGGTGCTCGAGGATGGCCGCGACCTGATGCTTGTCCTTGTCGGAGATGGCCCGACGCGAGTGGAAGCAGAGAATCTAGTTGCAAGTCGGGAGCAGAGTATGCGTATCCGTTTCCTTGGCGCCGCAT
This sequence is a window from bacterium. Protein-coding genes within it:
- a CDS encoding glycosyltransferase — its product is MNREFKVVQIVPSISLGGAEQMALNLTRVLTEKGLDAQIVSLSGNSEVWNEVWRKRGLDYNAAYFVGKRQGPDFSCLRGLFRHLGQIRPRVVHSHMHALRYLVPCAVRQRQPRYFHTLHSIEKAHRSIAENVTHAVARSLNIHPIGVSRAVAKSYEGGGVYRHVPVIENGIDTGRFAFDPGARQETRSMLGARDGTVVYVCVARFHDVKNHLALIRGFLEVLEDGRDLMLVLVGDGPTRVEAENLVASREQSMRIRFLGAASDPCKLLAGGDFFVLASKWEGHPLALLEAMSVGLVPIVPRVGGIPEIVQDGENGILFEPSRSGELAGAIRASLQMSGRATMSKLARATIEKKFSSDAMGMHYLELYGGRAE